One Luoshenia tenuis genomic region harbors:
- a CDS encoding ABC transporter ATP-binding protein, protein MQDFIVFKDVKKVYQMGEVALEALSGVNFSIAKGEFVIIAGASGAGKSTILNILGGMDSATSGTVTVDGAQISAFNRKELITYRRYDVGFVFQFYNLVQNLTARENVELATQVSRQPLDLDEVIQNVGLAERKDNFPSQLSGGEQQRVAIARALAKNPKLLLCDEPTGALDYATGKAILKLLQDTCRATGMTVVIITHNLALTAIGDKVIRIKSGKVDRVEVNSYPLDVEKVEW, encoded by the coding sequence ATGCAAGATTTTATCGTTTTTAAGGATGTTAAAAAGGTCTACCAAATGGGCGAGGTGGCGCTGGAGGCGCTCTCCGGCGTCAATTTCAGCATTGCCAAGGGCGAGTTCGTGATCATTGCCGGGGCCAGCGGCGCGGGCAAGAGCACCATTTTGAATATACTGGGCGGGATGGACAGTGCGACCAGCGGCACGGTCACGGTGGATGGCGCGCAGATCAGTGCCTTTAACCGCAAGGAGCTGATCACCTACCGGCGTTATGATGTAGGCTTTGTCTTCCAATTTTATAACCTGGTGCAAAACCTCACGGCCCGGGAGAACGTGGAGCTGGCCACCCAGGTCAGCCGGCAGCCGTTGGATCTGGACGAAGTGATCCAGAATGTGGGGCTGGCGGAGCGCAAGGATAACTTTCCCTCCCAGCTATCCGGCGGGGAGCAGCAGCGTGTGGCCATCGCTCGGGCTCTGGCAAAGAACCCCAAGCTGCTGCTATGCGATGAACCCACTGGCGCGCTGGATTACGCCACGGGCAAGGCTATTCTCAAACTTTTGCAGGATACCTGCCGCGCTACGGGGATGACGGTGGTGATCATCACCCATAACCTGGCGTTGACCGCTATTGGCGATAAAGTGATCCGCATTAAGAGCGGCAAAGTGGACCGGGTGGAGGTAAACTCGTACCCTCTGGACGTGGAAAAGGTCGAGTGGTAG
- a CDS encoding carbohydrate-binding domain-containing protein, whose protein sequence is MSRKNKVIYTCIALLLSSALLPGCASGQNTQTAAPSASAAQQSASGTEQGAVSVTQPQVTFDADDSYTAWDEGNATAIAFSGTAASVSGAGASVSGNCVTITSPGTYVLTGTLAEGQLIVDAGKDDVVRLILNGVSMHCSTSSPLYAKQAGKTVVSLAPGTENTLSDGSDYVFPDAESDEPNATLFCKDDLTINGTGSLTVEAQYNNGIASKDTLKIMEGQITIDAADDAILGRDLLVVQDGTVTLRAQDDGLKSTNDTDAAKGSIVILGGTLDIAAQGDGIQAYAGLFISGGDLRIVTAGGSANAAAHTDGNEMVRGGGFPSAEQTAQEDETSAKGLKAGGLLSITDGTFDLDTLDDALHSNGALTVSGGTFNLATGDDALHADGALSVSGGTLDISACYEGLEGTSIDISGGEIALVASDDGINASDGSETASQGMAAPGSGGNSNCTITISGGTIYVDASGDGLDSNGSITMSGGTLLISGPVNDGNGALDFDGSFEVTGGLLIAAGSAGMVQTPTQQDSQNILSMTCTAQQAAGTPIVLTDKEGNTLASFTPGKAFRNVILSLPSLAADSEYALTCGDNTVSFTAAEGITYLNESGVTTGGMGGNMGGTGNGRMPGGDGQMPRGGNGAPRN, encoded by the coding sequence GTGAGCCGAAAGAATAAAGTTATTTATACCTGTATTGCATTGCTGTTGAGTTCTGCACTGCTGCCCGGATGCGCCAGCGGACAAAATACCCAAACAGCTGCTCCCTCCGCATCCGCCGCGCAGCAGAGCGCTTCCGGCACCGAACAGGGCGCAGTATCCGTTACCCAGCCCCAGGTGACCTTTGATGCGGATGACAGCTATACCGCCTGGGATGAGGGCAACGCCACCGCCATCGCATTTTCCGGCACAGCCGCATCGGTTTCCGGGGCGGGGGCCAGCGTCAGCGGTAATTGCGTCACCATCACCTCCCCCGGCACCTATGTGCTGACCGGCACGCTGGCCGAGGGGCAGCTGATCGTAGACGCCGGAAAGGACGATGTGGTGCGCTTGATCCTCAACGGCGTAAGCATGCACTGCTCCACCTCCTCGCCCCTTTATGCCAAGCAGGCCGGCAAGACCGTGGTCAGCCTGGCGCCCGGTACGGAGAATACCTTAAGCGACGGGAGCGATTACGTCTTCCCTGATGCAGAAAGCGACGAGCCCAACGCCACCCTGTTTTGTAAAGACGACCTGACCATAAACGGCACGGGCAGCTTGACCGTCGAAGCCCAGTATAACAACGGCATCGCCAGCAAAGATACGCTCAAGATCATGGAAGGACAGATCACCATCGACGCGGCGGATGATGCCATATTGGGGCGGGATCTGCTGGTGGTTCAGGACGGAACGGTTACCCTGCGCGCGCAGGACGACGGGCTGAAATCCACCAACGATACGGACGCCGCCAAAGGTTCCATCGTGATTCTTGGCGGAACGCTGGATATTGCCGCCCAGGGCGACGGCATCCAGGCGTACGCGGGCTTGTTCATCAGCGGGGGTGATCTGCGCATCGTCACCGCCGGGGGCAGCGCCAACGCGGCGGCGCACACAGATGGCAATGAGATGGTACGCGGCGGCGGCTTCCCCAGCGCGGAGCAAACCGCGCAGGAGGATGAGACCAGCGCCAAGGGCCTTAAAGCCGGTGGCCTGCTTTCCATCACCGATGGCACGTTTGACCTTGATACGCTGGACGACGCGCTGCACAGCAATGGCGCCCTTACGGTATCCGGCGGCACGTTTAACCTGGCTACGGGGGATGACGCCCTGCACGCCGATGGGGCGCTGTCCGTTTCCGGCGGCACGCTGGATATATCCGCCTGTTACGAGGGGCTAGAGGGCACGAGCATTGATATTTCCGGCGGTGAGATCGCCCTTGTCGCCAGCGATGACGGGATCAACGCCAGCGATGGGAGCGAGACGGCAAGCCAAGGCATGGCGGCGCCCGGTTCCGGCGGAAACAGCAACTGCACCATCACCATCAGCGGCGGCACGATCTACGTGGATGCCTCCGGCGACGGGTTGGATTCCAATGGGTCCATCACAATGAGCGGCGGTACCCTGCTGATCAGCGGACCGGTGAACGACGGCAACGGCGCGCTGGATTTTGACGGCAGCTTTGAAGTCACCGGCGGGCTCCTCATCGCCGCAGGCAGCGCCGGCATGGTGCAAACGCCCACACAGCAGGACAGCCAAAACATTCTCTCCATGACCTGCACGGCCCAGCAGGCGGCCGGTACGCCGATCGTTCTGACGGATAAAGAGGGCAATACGCTGGCATCCTTTACGCCCGGAAAAGCCTTCCGCAACGTCATCCTTTCCCTGCCCAGCCTGGCAGCGGACAGCGAATATGCGCTTACCTGCGGCGATAATACGGTCAGCTTTACCGCCGCCGAGGGCATCACCTATCTCAATGAAAGCGGGGTGACCACCGGCGGCATGGGCGGCAATATGGGCGGAACCGGCAATGGGCGCATGCCGGGCGGCGATGGGCAAATGCCCCGCGGGGGCAACGGCGCGCCGCGAAACTAA
- a CDS encoding sodium ion-translocating decarboxylase subunit beta, whose amino-acid sequence MSFLLDGIMAITWQQALMWVIGALLIYLAIMKEMEPALLLPMGFGAILVNLPFSGALTQQMAGIGEVTGILDWMFEVGIHAAEALPLLLFIGIGAMIDFGPLLSNPKLLFFGAAAQFGIFLTILLACMLGFDLRDAASIGIIGAADGPTSILVSQVLNSKYIGAIAVAAYSYMALVPIIQPFAIKLVTTKKERAIAMPYNPMKVSKLARILFPIVVTLVAGLVAPASVSLVGFLMFGNLIRECGVLRSLSETAQKELANLITLVLGITIAASMKAENFVNVQTLMIMGLGLLAFVFDTVAGVLFAKIINLFSKNKINPMVGAAGISAFPMSARVVQKLGLEANPQNHLLMHAVGANVSGQIASVVAGGVILALLPGLL is encoded by the coding sequence ATGTCATTTCTACTCGATGGCATCATGGCGATAACCTGGCAACAGGCGCTGATGTGGGTGATCGGCGCATTGCTGATCTATCTGGCGATCATGAAGGAGATGGAGCCGGCGCTGCTGCTGCCCATGGGCTTTGGCGCGATCCTGGTCAACCTTCCGTTTTCCGGCGCGCTGACCCAGCAGATGGCGGGCATCGGCGAGGTTACCGGTATTTTGGACTGGATGTTTGAAGTGGGCATCCATGCGGCCGAGGCGCTGCCGCTGCTGCTGTTTATCGGCATCGGCGCGATGATCGACTTTGGTCCGCTGCTTTCAAATCCCAAGCTGTTGTTCTTCGGTGCGGCGGCGCAGTTCGGTATCTTTTTGACTATTTTACTGGCCTGCATGCTGGGCTTTGATCTAAGGGACGCGGCCTCCATCGGTATTATCGGCGCGGCGGACGGCCCCACGTCCATTCTGGTATCCCAGGTGTTAAACAGCAAATATATCGGGGCTATCGCGGTGGCGGCCTATTCCTATATGGCGCTGGTACCCATTATCCAGCCCTTTGCCATCAAGCTGGTGACGACGAAAAAAGAGCGGGCCATCGCCATGCCGTATAATCCCATGAAGGTATCCAAGCTGGCGCGCATCCTGTTCCCCATCGTGGTAACGCTGGTGGCTGGATTGGTAGCGCCGGCCAGCGTATCGCTGGTGGGCTTCCTGATGTTCGGTAACCTGATCCGCGAGTGCGGCGTGCTGCGCTCGCTGTCGGAAACCGCGCAAAAGGAGCTGGCCAACCTCATCACGCTGGTGCTGGGCATCACCATCGCCGCGAGCATGAAGGCGGAAAACTTTGTCAACGTGCAGACGCTGATGATCATGGGCCTGGGGCTGCTGGCGTTCGTATTCGACACGGTTGCGGGCGTGCTGTTTGCCAAGATCATCAACCTGTTCTCCAAAAATAAGATCAACCCCATGGTGGGCGCGGCAGGCATCTCGGCCTTCCCGATGTCCGCGCGGGTGGTGCAGAAGCTGGGGCTGGAGGCCAACCCGCAAAATCACCTGCTGATGCATGCGGTTGGCGCGAACGTGTCCGGACAGATCGCATCGGTCGTAGCGGGCGGCGTGATCTTGGCGCTGCTGCCCGGGTTACTGTAG
- a CDS encoding polyphosphate polymerase domain-containing protein has translation MKGVVQMAASPNVFRRAEKKYLLNPQQYQALMQRITPELEADAYGAYTICNIYFDTAHDELIRRSIDKPPYKEKLRLRSYGTPKETDTVFLELKKKWKGIVYKRRACMPLSQARALLAGERPEAPNQILREILYFLDFYHPVPRLFLAYDRLAYHGREDQSLRLTVDTHIRSRRQKLDLALGSQGRPLLEQEAYLLEIKTPTALPLWLTQALNALKIYPVSFSKYGNVYKSEKFALQKECLNHVLKYSDGQYGDPVHNQCADLHRGGAGLRVDHRPGLYDPQHLH, from the coding sequence ATGAAAGGAGTGGTGCAGATGGCCGCCAGCCCCAATGTATTCCGCCGCGCGGAAAAAAAATACCTGCTTAATCCTCAGCAATACCAGGCGCTGATGCAGCGAATTACCCCGGAGTTGGAGGCGGACGCTTATGGGGCGTATACCATCTGCAACATTTATTTCGATACCGCGCATGACGAGCTGATCCGCCGGTCGATCGACAAGCCGCCCTATAAGGAAAAACTGCGGCTGCGCAGCTATGGCACGCCAAAGGAAACGGATACCGTTTTTTTAGAGCTTAAGAAAAAATGGAAGGGTATCGTCTACAAGCGCCGTGCCTGTATGCCGCTATCTCAGGCCCGCGCCCTGCTGGCTGGCGAGCGGCCTGAAGCGCCCAACCAGATCCTGCGGGAGATCCTCTACTTCTTGGATTTTTACCACCCTGTGCCCAGGCTCTTTCTCGCTTATGACCGGTTGGCCTACCACGGCCGCGAAGACCAGAGCCTGCGGCTGACGGTGGATACCCACATCCGCAGCCGGCGACAAAAGCTGGACTTAGCTCTGGGCAGCCAGGGGCGGCCCTTGCTGGAGCAGGAGGCCTACCTGCTGGAGATCAAAACCCCCACGGCCCTGCCGCTGTGGCTGACCCAGGCACTAAACGCGCTTAAGATCTATCCCGTATCCTTTTCAAAATACGGCAATGTTTATAAAAGCGAAAAGTTCGCTTTACAAAAGGAGTGTTTGAACCATGTTCTCAAGTATTCTGACGGCCAGTACGGAGACCCTGTCCATAACCAATGCGCTGATCTGCACCGGGGCGGCGCTGGTCTGCGGGTTGATCATCGCCCTGGTCTATATGATCCACAGCACCTACACTAA
- a CDS encoding RpiB/LacA/LacB family sugar-phosphate isomerase, whose protein sequence is MKIAVVNETSAGHRNPDVMKALETALAGQGHTIINAGMKQQGGDPELSYIETGFLAALLLNTGRADFIVGSCGTGQGFVNVALQYPGVFCGLITEPTDAFLFARINGGNCISLPLNKGYGWAGDVNLQFIFEKLFTAGSGAGYPESRVEAQAKSRELLKEMSAQTHLPFKDILNSMDQGVLARTLTFPGVWEILDVDTLEDAQLKAILTEKYNNAKA, encoded by the coding sequence ATGAAAATCGCAGTCGTAAATGAAACCAGCGCGGGCCATCGCAATCCCGATGTCATGAAAGCTTTGGAGACCGCATTGGCGGGCCAGGGGCATACGATCATCAACGCCGGCATGAAACAGCAGGGCGGGGATCCGGAGCTGAGCTATATCGAGACCGGCTTTTTGGCGGCGCTGCTGCTCAACACCGGCCGGGCGGACTTTATCGTGGGCAGCTGCGGCACGGGCCAGGGCTTTGTCAACGTGGCGCTGCAATATCCGGGTGTGTTTTGCGGCCTGATCACCGAGCCGACGGATGCGTTCCTCTTTGCGCGCATCAACGGCGGCAACTGTATCTCCCTGCCGCTGAACAAGGGCTACGGCTGGGCTGGAGACGTCAACCTGCAGTTCATCTTTGAAAAACTGTTTACCGCGGGCAGCGGTGCGGGCTATCCCGAATCCCGCGTAGAGGCGCAGGCCAAGAGCCGTGAGCTGCTCAAGGAGATGAGCGCGCAGACGCACCTGCCCTTTAAAGATATCTTGAACAGCATGGATCAGGGCGTGCTCGCCCGTACGCTGACCTTCCCGGGCGTGTGGGAGATCTTGGATGTGGATACCTTGGAGGATGCGCAGCTCAAGGCCATCCTTACCGAAAAATATAATAACGCCAAGGCGTAA
- a CDS encoding MFS transporter gives MEAITLRQKTYRDTLHACYWGYITQAIINNLAPLLFVIFQTRFAISLTLIGQLILLNFGVQLLTDLFAIKFVDKVGYRFAVVLAQACSALGLILLAVLPNLLPSPYAGLMLAVVIYAFGGGLIEVLISPIVNALPGDAKAPAMSLLHSFYCWGQVAVVLISTLALHFMGDGMWPLLPLLWALIPLYNLFLFLRVPLAPMVSAEEKTPLRRLFTSRIFVIAMLLMLCAGASELAMSQWSSLFAEKGLGVPKVMGDLLGPCLFAILMGLGRVFYGIWGHKLRLRRVLMCSALLCVACYLVTVFSPWPVLSLLSCALCGLSISLMWPGMLSLTAERYPAGGTAMFGVLALMGDLGCALGPWLAGLISDTAQAAPRLMALGQTLGVAGEQLGLKCGLFAAAIFPLLMLGGLALMRVKRRT, from the coding sequence ATGGAGGCGATTACCTTGCGGCAAAAGACCTACCGCGATACCCTGCACGCCTGCTATTGGGGCTATATCACCCAGGCGATCATCAACAACCTGGCCCCGCTGCTGTTTGTGATCTTTCAAACCCGCTTTGCCATCTCGCTGACGCTGATCGGCCAGCTGATCCTGCTGAATTTCGGCGTACAGCTTCTGACCGATCTTTTCGCCATCAAATTCGTGGATAAGGTGGGTTACCGGTTTGCGGTGGTGCTGGCCCAGGCGTGCAGCGCGCTGGGGTTGATCCTTTTGGCCGTGCTGCCCAATCTGCTGCCCTCGCCTTATGCCGGATTGATGCTGGCCGTGGTGATCTACGCCTTTGGCGGCGGATTGATCGAGGTATTGATCAGTCCCATCGTCAACGCCCTGCCCGGGGACGCCAAAGCCCCCGCCATGAGCCTGCTGCACTCTTTTTACTGCTGGGGTCAGGTGGCCGTGGTGCTGATCAGCACGCTGGCGTTGCACTTTATGGGGGATGGGATGTGGCCGCTTTTGCCCCTGCTCTGGGCGCTGATCCCGCTGTATAATCTGTTCTTATTTTTGCGCGTTCCGCTGGCGCCCATGGTTTCAGCGGAGGAAAAAACGCCGCTGCGCCGCCTGTTTACCAGCCGCATCTTTGTGATCGCCATGCTGCTAATGCTGTGCGCGGGCGCTTCGGAGCTGGCTATGTCCCAGTGGTCCTCCCTGTTTGCAGAGAAGGGGCTGGGCGTGCCCAAGGTGATGGGGGACCTGTTGGGGCCCTGCCTGTTTGCCATATTAATGGGGCTGGGCCGGGTATTTTATGGCATTTGGGGCCATAAGCTGCGCCTGCGGCGCGTATTGATGTGCAGCGCACTGCTGTGCGTGGCCTGTTATCTGGTCACCGTATTTTCGCCCTGGCCCGTGCTTTCCCTGCTCTCCTGCGCGCTTTGCGGGCTCTCCATCAGCCTGATGTGGCCGGGGATGCTCAGCCTCACGGCAGAGCGCTATCCCGCCGGGGGTACCGCCATGTTCGGCGTGCTGGCGCTGATGGGCGATTTGGGGTGTGCCCTTGGGCCATGGCTGGCCGGGCTGATCTCCGATACGGCGCAGGCCGCGCCAAGGCTGATGGCGCTGGGGCAAACCCTGGGGGTGGCGGGCGAACAGTTGGGGCTGAAATGCGGCCTGTTTGCCGCTGCGATATTCCCTTTGCTGATGTTGGGCGGGTTGGCGCTGATGCGCGTAAAGCGCCGCACCTGA
- a CDS encoding vWA domain-containing protein — protein sequence MGLTLINQNVSKSYIGCDEIFSVQLTLAAAPSLLEKPCDIVLAVNTSDGMGGEALGEIKEMAGRLIRLVAAQTHGGRADHIGAGNRMGLISFSDEAYIEVWPITAAVGLRCRLNKLRVGGKANHADAFIKARALFNMQSASRKVLIVWTDGVHTAGGPSAKAADKLREMGVEIYCVGVSARNEVNTRALNAWASGPEGAHVFLPHKSARTAWKNLTHSLTCAGATDLVLQERFGRAFHIVGTPKASKGRARRIGQRTLRWDIDALGVDGAQGATLHFLLRHTGGGEGLKPIAHSAVYADKQQNDVQIPIPKVQIQCGAGFGSLAGEDWEDGQP from the coding sequence ATGGGATTGACATTGATCAATCAAAACGTTAGTAAAAGTTATATTGGCTGTGACGAAATTTTTTCCGTCCAGCTGACCTTGGCCGCGGCGCCGAGCTTGCTGGAAAAACCCTGCGATATCGTTTTGGCGGTCAACACGTCAGACGGCATGGGCGGCGAGGCGCTGGGCGAGATCAAAGAGATGGCCGGGCGGCTGATCCGTTTGGTAGCTGCACAAACCCATGGCGGCCGGGCAGATCATATCGGCGCAGGAAACCGGATGGGGCTGATCAGCTTTAGCGACGAAGCTTATATTGAGGTTTGGCCCATCACCGCAGCGGTAGGACTGCGATGCAGATTGAATAAGCTGCGCGTAGGCGGAAAGGCTAATCACGCGGACGCGTTTATCAAGGCGCGGGCGCTTTTTAATATGCAATCCGCAAGCCGTAAAGTGTTGATCGTATGGACAGACGGCGTGCATACGGCGGGCGGGCCGTCCGCCAAGGCCGCCGACAAACTCAGAGAGATGGGCGTAGAAATCTATTGCGTAGGCGTTTCTGCCCGTAACGAGGTAAATACCCGGGCGTTGAACGCCTGGGCCAGCGGGCCCGAAGGGGCGCACGTGTTTTTGCCGCATAAGAGCGCTCGGACGGCCTGGAAGAATCTAACGCATAGCCTTACCTGCGCGGGGGCGACAGATCTCGTGCTCCAGGAGCGGTTTGGCAGAGCGTTTCACATCGTCGGGACGCCCAAGGCCAGCAAAGGGCGCGCACGCAGGATCGGGCAGCGGACCTTAAGATGGGATATCGACGCGCTGGGCGTAGACGGGGCGCAGGGCGCTACGCTGCACTTTTTACTGCGGCATACCGGCGGGGGAGAAGGGCTAAAGCCTATTGCCCATAGCGCCGTGTACGCGGATAAACAGCAAAATGACGTTCAGATCCCTATACCGAAGGTGCAGATCCAATGCGGAGCGGGCTTTGGCTCTCTGGCGGGGGAGGATTGGGAGGATGGACAGCCGTGA
- a CDS encoding RrF2 family transcriptional regulator, with translation MKISTKGRYALRMMLDLALHNDGSNISLRSIASRQQISDKYLEQIITMLVRAGFVRSTRGPQGGYRLSADPKTYTVGSILRLTEGSLAPVACLEGLDNPCARRDQCATLEVWKQLDEAISSVIDRITLADLMQIQLQKDAQSVL, from the coding sequence ATGAAAATTTCGACCAAGGGCCGCTATGCCCTGCGAATGATGCTGGACCTGGCGCTGCACAACGACGGCAGCAATATCTCGCTGCGCAGCATCGCCTCCCGTCAGCAAATTTCCGATAAATATCTCGAGCAAATCATCACCATGCTGGTCCGGGCCGGCTTTGTACGCAGCACCCGCGGCCCGCAGGGCGGCTACCGGCTATCTGCCGACCCCAAGACCTATACAGTGGGGTCTATCCTGCGCCTGACCGAAGGAAGCCTGGCGCCGGTGGCCTGCCTGGAGGGGCTGGATAACCCTTGCGCCCGCCGCGACCAGTGCGCGACCCTGGAGGTATGGAAGCAGCTGGACGAGGCGATCTCCAGCGTAATCGACCGGATCACCCTGGCGGATTTGATGCAGATACAGCTGCAAAAAGACGCGCAATCCGTACTCTAG
- a CDS encoding FAD:protein FMN transferase, with amino-acid sequence MKQRSMSLVLCLLLAVLSGCTGQKQSVSKTDFAFDTVITLTAYGDVDTAVLDEALALCQRYDALLSRTEPGSDVFNLNAAQGEWVKVDEQTYALLERATAYSELSAGCFDITTAPLTQLWNFKAEQPRVPGKEAIEEALTKVDYHKIEMRDGNEVRLNGGAQIDLGGIAKGYVADRVAEFLKDRGVRHAIIDLGGNVLAFGGLADGRPFTIGIQDPAGERGTLMATYTATDLSWVTSGSYERYFEVDGQRYHHILDPKTGYPVQNGLASVTIFSSQSIEGDALSTACFVAGPEKGMAIIESQPGVEALFVLTGGEVLRSSGLENDENLKIMAAGQ; translated from the coding sequence TTGAAGCAGAGGTCTATGAGTCTGGTGCTGTGCCTGCTGCTGGCCGTCTTATCCGGTTGCACGGGGCAAAAACAATCCGTCTCCAAAACGGATTTTGCTTTTGATACGGTGATTACCCTAACGGCCTATGGCGACGTGGATACGGCCGTGCTGGACGAGGCGCTGGCCCTGTGCCAGCGGTATGATGCGCTTTTGAGCCGAACCGAACCCGGCAGTGATGTATTTAATCTCAACGCCGCGCAGGGCGAGTGGGTGAAGGTGGATGAACAGACCTATGCGCTGCTGGAAAGGGCGACCGCTTATTCTGAATTGAGCGCAGGCTGTTTTGATATTACCACCGCGCCGCTTACCCAGCTGTGGAATTTTAAGGCGGAGCAGCCCCGGGTGCCGGGCAAGGAGGCCATTGAGGAGGCTTTGACGAAGGTCGATTATCATAAGATCGAAATGCGCGATGGCAATGAGGTACGCTTAAACGGCGGCGCGCAGATCGACCTGGGCGGCATCGCCAAAGGCTATGTGGCTGACCGGGTGGCGGAATTTTTAAAGGACCGCGGCGTGCGCCACGCCATTATCGACCTGGGGGGCAATGTGCTGGCCTTTGGCGGCCTGGCTGATGGGCGTCCCTTTACCATTGGCATACAGGATCCGGCGGGCGAACGGGGCACGCTGATGGCTACCTACACCGCTACGGATCTATCCTGGGTGACCTCCGGAAGCTATGAGCGGTATTTTGAGGTAGATGGGCAGCGCTATCATCATATTTTAGACCCCAAAACAGGTTACCCTGTCCAAAACGGCCTGGCTTCTGTCACGATATTTTCTAGCCAGTCGATTGAGGGCGATGCACTGTCGACAGCCTGCTTTGTGGCCGGGCCGGAAAAGGGGATGGCGATCATCGAGTCGCAGCCGGGTGTAGAGGCGCTGTTTGTGCTGACTGGAGGAGAGGTCTTGCGCTCCAGCGGCCTTGAGAACGACGAAAATTTAAAAATAATGGCGGCGGGGCAATAG
- a CDS encoding DUF4956 domain-containing protein produces MLTASTETLSITNALICTGAALVCGLIIALVYMIHSTYTKSFVISLVLLPALIGVIIMMVNGNLGTSVAVLGAFSLVRFRSVPGSSKEITSIVFAMAVGLATGMGYVTFAGLITVLVSVVLFLLSRTPFGETRSARELRVLIPEDLDYTAVFEDIFAQYTRTHQLHKIKTTNLGSMFDLYYHITLKDPAQEKALIDALRCRNGNLTIVCNHSGSSREEL; encoded by the coding sequence ATTCTGACGGCCAGTACGGAGACCCTGTCCATAACCAATGCGCTGATCTGCACCGGGGCGGCGCTGGTCTGCGGGTTGATCATCGCCCTGGTCTATATGATCCACAGCACCTACACTAAAAGCTTTGTCATCTCGCTGGTTTTGCTGCCTGCCCTGATCGGCGTCATCATCATGATGGTCAACGGCAACTTGGGCACCAGTGTAGCGGTGCTTGGCGCCTTTAGCCTGGTGCGGTTCCGCTCGGTTCCCGGCAGCTCCAAGGAGATCACCAGCATCGTATTCGCTATGGCCGTGGGCCTGGCCACCGGTATGGGTTACGTTACCTTTGCGGGGCTGATCACCGTGCTGGTCAGCGTAGTGCTGTTTCTTCTTTCCCGCACGCCTTTTGGCGAGACCCGCAGCGCGCGGGAGCTGCGCGTGCTGATTCCCGAAGACCTGGATTATACTGCGGTATTTGAGGATATCTTTGCCCAGTATACCCGCACACACCAGCTGCATAAGATCAAAACCACCAACCTTGGCAGTATGTTTGACCTGTACTATCATATTACGCTCAAGGATCCGGCACAGGAAAAAGCGCTGATCGATGCGCTGCGCTGCCGCAACGGCAACCTGACCATCGTATGCAACCATTCTGGTAGCAGCCGCGAAGAGCTTTAA
- a CDS encoding DsrE family protein, giving the protein MRVIFHVDEEEKWPLALGNVKNMVAYCRQNASAYEIEVVANSQAVLTYRESGHLEAEMQALSQQGVKFAACQNALRALGISQEELSGFVHPVPAGVVELAQKQAQGFAYIKP; this is encoded by the coding sequence ATGCGCGTGATATTTCATGTGGATGAGGAGGAAAAATGGCCCCTAGCCCTGGGAAATGTAAAAAATATGGTAGCTTACTGCCGGCAAAATGCCAGCGCTTATGAGATCGAGGTCGTAGCCAACAGTCAGGCGGTCTTAACTTATCGCGAAAGCGGACATCTGGAAGCGGAAATGCAGGCGCTAAGCCAGCAGGGCGTAAAATTTGCCGCATGCCAAAATGCACTGCGGGCATTGGGCATCTCCCAAGAGGAGTTGAGCGGCTTTGTACACCCGGTGCCGGCAGGGGTCGTCGAGTTGGCGCAAAAACAGGCGCAGGGCTTCGCCTACATCAAGCCATAA
- a CDS encoding DMT family transporter: protein MLGVIMSIIAGAAMSVQGVMNTRLSEKVGLYGSNAFVQGTAFVLSVIAMLVMGEHHNLKGLFDVNKLYLLGGVLGLVITVTVMIGIKDLSPTIAISTILISQLLVAALIDAFGLLGAEKVAFDWTKYLGLAMMIGGVLVFKCKS from the coding sequence TTGTTAGGTGTGATTATGAGCATCATCGCCGGCGCGGCCATGAGCGTACAGGGCGTCATGAACACGCGGTTGAGCGAAAAAGTCGGGCTATACGGCTCTAACGCCTTTGTGCAGGGCACGGCGTTTGTGCTATCGGTCATCGCCATGCTGGTGATGGGCGAGCATCACAATTTAAAAGGATTATTCGACGTTAACAAACTATACCTGTTAGGCGGTGTGTTAGGTCTGGTCATCACCGTCACGGTGATGATCGGCATTAAAGACCTGAGCCCGACCATCGCCATCTCCACGATCCTGATCTCTCAGCTGCTGGTAGCCGCGCTGATCGACGCCTTCGGCCTGCTGGGCGCCGAAAAAGTGGCCTTTGACTGGACCAAATACCTGGGCCTGGCGATGATGATCGGAGGCGTTCTGGTATTCAAATGCAAGTCCTAA